The sequence TCCGCCGTGACTGCTCTTCGGTGCGCGGGCCCCTGCGCTGCCGGACGATCTCTTCGATCCGTGCGACGGCCCGGTCCGACGATCCGGTGAAGTGGTCCAGGAGCGACCCGCCGAACGCGGCCTTCGCCTCCATCTCCGCGTACGGCTCGAACCGTGTGGGCAGTTGGCTCCCCTGCACCAGGCCAACCGGGCGGGAGAACGTCCCGTCCCGGAGGAGTCGTGGGTGGGGATCTTCTTCGTCGTCTCGATCTGGCCGGGAGACCGTCTGGTTCGCGTGCCTGACCACGCCCGAGCGGGGCGGCCGCCGGGTTCAGGGCAGCTCGGCCAGAACCGCGTCCGTGAACGGGGTCCACGCCTCCGCCGCCCACGGGCCGAAGGCGCGGTCGGTCAGGGCGACGCAGGCGACGCCCGCCACCGGGTCGATCCACAGGAACGTGCCCGACTGGCCGAAGTGCCCGAAGGTGGCGGGGGAGGACGTGTTCCCCGTCCAGTGCGGGGACTTGGAGTCGCGGATCTCGAAGCCGAGGCCCCAGTCGTTCGGGTTCTGGTGGCCGTAGCCGGGCAGGACGCCCTTGAGGCCCGGGTGCACGACGCTCTGGGCCTCCAGGACCGTACGCGGGTCGAGGAGGCGCGGGGCCTGCACCTCGGCGGCGAAGCGGACCAGGTCGTCCACCGTCGAGACGCCGTCGCGGGCCGGGGAGCCGTCCAGGGTCGTGGAGGTCATGGCCAGGGGTTCCAGGACCGCCTGGCGCAGGTACTCCGCGAACGGGATGCCGGACGCCTTCGCGATGTGGTCGCCCAGCACCTCGAAGCCCGCGTTGGAGTACAGGCGCCGGTTGCCGGGCGGGGCCGTCACCCGGTGTTCGTCGAAGGCGAGGCCGCTGGTGTGGGCGAGCAGGTGGCGGACCGTGGAGCCCTCGGGCCCGGCCGGCTCGTCCAGCTCGACGGCCCCCTCCTCGTACGCCACCAGCGCCGCGTAGGCCGCGAGCGGCTTGGTGACCGAGGCGAGGGGGAAGCGGTGTCCGGTCGGCCCGTGCGTGCCGAGGACCGTGCCGTCCGCCCGGACGACGGCGGCCGCCGCCGTCGTGACCGGCCAGGTGTCGATGATGCGCAGGCTCTCCATGCGTCCGAGCCTAACGGCCGCACCCGGCAGCCCGCCCCGGGCCCCTGGGCGCCCGGGGCAGAGTGGTCCGGCGGAGGTCCCGGGGTGCCCGGGGGAGGGCGGTCGGGTCGGGGTCCCGGGGTGCCCAGGGGCCGGGCGGTCCGGTCGGGGCCCCGGGTGGCCGGGGGCGCGGCTCTGTGCCTGCCCCGGGGCGGCCTGCGGGGAGCCGAGGCCCCG is a genomic window of Streptomyces sp. YPW6 containing:
- a CDS encoding serine hydrolase yields the protein MESLRIIDTWPVTTAAAAVVRADGTVLGTHGPTGHRFPLASVTKPLAAYAALVAYEEGAVELDEPAGPEGSTVRHLLAHTSGLAFDEHRVTAPPGNRRLYSNAGFEVLGDHIAKASGIPFAEYLRQAVLEPLAMTSTTLDGSPARDGVSTVDDLVRFAAEVQAPRLLDPRTVLEAQSVVHPGLKGVLPGYGHQNPNDWGLGFEIRDSKSPHWTGNTSSPATFGHFGQSGTFLWIDPVAGVACVALTDRAFGPWAAEAWTPFTDAVLAELP